Proteins encoded together in one Bacteroides ovatus window:
- the ilvD gene encoding dihydroxy-acid dehydratase — MKKQLRSSFSTQGRRMAGARALWAANGMKKNQMGKPIIAIVNSFTQFVPGHVHLHEIGQLVKAEIEKLGCFAAEFNTIAIDDGIAMGHDGMLYSLPSRDIIADSVEYMVNAHKADAMVCISNCDKITPGMLMAAMRLNIPAVFVSGGPMEAGEWNGQHLDLIDAMIKSADESVSDQEVANIEQNACPTCGCCSGMFTANSMNCLNEAIGLALPGNGTIVATHENRTQLFKDAAELIVKNAKLYYEEGDESVLPRSIATRQAFLNAMTLDIAMGGSTNTVLHLLAVAHEAEVDFKMDDIDMLSRKAPCLCKVAPNTQKYHIQDVNRAGGIIAIMDELAKGGLIDTSVRRVDGMSLAEAINEYSITSPNVSEKAIKKYSSAAGNKFNLVLGSQGMYYKELDKDRANGCIRDLEHAYSKDGGLAVLKGNIAQDGCVVKTAGVDESIWKFTGPAKVFDSQEAACEGILGGRVVSGDVVVITHEGPKGGPGMQEMLYPTSYIKSRHLGKECALITDGRFSGGTSGLSIGHISPEAAAGGNIGKIVDGDIIEIDIPARKINVRLTDEELAARPMTPVTRDRYVPKSLKAYASMVSSADKGAVRII, encoded by the coding sequence ATGAAAAAGCAATTACGCAGTTCGTTTAGTACACAAGGCCGTCGGATGGCGGGAGCCCGTGCATTGTGGGCAGCCAACGGCATGAAGAAGAATCAGATGGGTAAACCCATTATCGCTATCGTCAATTCGTTCACACAGTTTGTCCCGGGGCATGTACACCTACATGAAATCGGTCAGCTGGTGAAGGCAGAGATTGAGAAGCTAGGATGCTTCGCTGCGGAATTCAATACAATAGCTATCGACGACGGTATAGCAATGGGACATGACGGTATGCTTTATTCGCTTCCTTCACGTGACATCATTGCAGACAGCGTAGAATATATGGTCAATGCGCACAAGGCAGATGCAATGGTATGCATCAGCAATTGCGATAAGATCACTCCCGGAATGTTGATGGCGGCTATGCGTCTGAATATCCCTGCCGTATTTGTATCGGGTGGTCCGATGGAAGCGGGAGAATGGAATGGCCAGCACCTGGATTTGATCGATGCGATGATTAAATCGGCCGACGAAAGTGTTAGCGATCAGGAAGTAGCGAATATCGAGCAAAATGCTTGTCCTACTTGCGGATGCTGCTCCGGTATGTTTACCGCCAACTCGATGAACTGCCTGAATGAAGCAATCGGACTGGCTCTTCCCGGCAACGGAACCATTGTAGCGACACACGAAAACCGTACGCAACTTTTCAAAGACGCTGCGGAACTGATCGTGAAAAATGCAAAATTATATTATGAAGAAGGAGACGAAAGTGTACTTCCCCGTAGCATCGCTACCCGTCAGGCTTTCCTGAACGCCATGACGCTGGATATAGCAATGGGGGGATCTACCAATACGGTTCTTCACTTGTTGGCTGTTGCTCACGAAGCAGAGGTAGACTTCAAGATGGATGATATCGACATGCTTTCCCGCAAGGCTCCTTGCCTCTGCAAGGTGGCTCCCAATACACAGAAATATCATATTCAGGATGTAAACCGTGCCGGTGGTATCATTGCCATTATGGACGAACTGGCAAAGGGCGGTTTGATAGATACATCCGTTCGCCGGGTAGACGGAATGTCACTGGCAGAAGCTATTAATGAATATTCAATCACCAGCCCGAATGTGAGCGAAAAAGCAATTAAGAAATATTCGAGCGCAGCCGGAAATAAATTCAATCTCGTACTTGGTTCACAAGGTATGTACTATAAGGAACTGGATAAGGACCGTGCAAACGGATGTATCCGTGACTTGGAACATGCTTACAGTAAAGACGGCGGACTGGCCGTATTGAAAGGCAATATTGCTCAAGACGGTTGTGTAGTAAAAACAGCAGGTGTAGACGAAAGTATCTGGAAGTTTACCGGACCTGCCAAAGTATTTGATTCGCAAGAAGCAGCCTGTGAAGGCATCCTCGGAGGTCGAGTCGTCAGTGGAGACGTCGTCGTCATCACGCACGAAGGTCCGAAGGGTGGTCCCGGTATGCAGGAAATGCTTTATCCTACCTCTTATATAAAATCCCGTCATCTCGGAAAAGAATGTGCTTTGATTACCGACGGACGTTTCAGCGGTGGAACTTCCGGATTGAGTATCGGACATATTTCTCCTGAAGCGGCAGCTGGAGGCAATATCGGAAAAATTGTAGACGGAGACATTATCGAAATCGATATTCCGGCCCGGAAGATTAACGTGCGACTGACGGATGAAGAACTGGCGGCCCGTCCGATGACTCCTGTCACTCGTGACCGTTATGTACCGAAGAGCCTGAAGGCGTATGCCAGCATGGTAAGCTCTGCCGATAAGGGAGCAGTGAGAATTATATAA
- a CDS encoding peptidylprolyl isomerase, producing METVENKYITVAYKLYTMEDGEKELFEEAKAEHPFQFISGLGTTLEDFENQITALSKGDKFDFTIPADKAYGQYDEQHVIDLPKNIFEIDGKFDSERIKEGNIVPLMTGDGQRVNASVVEIKPDVVVVDLNHPLAGADLIFEGEILESRPATNEEIQELVKMMSGEGGCGCGCDSCGDGCGDDCGCEGGHCH from the coding sequence ATGGAAACAGTAGAAAACAAGTACATTACCGTTGCATACAAACTATATACAATGGAAGATGGTGAAAAAGAGTTGTTCGAAGAAGCAAAAGCAGAACATCCCTTTCAATTCATTTCAGGATTAGGAACAACACTCGAAGATTTCGAAAATCAGATAACTGCTCTTTCTAAAGGTGATAAATTTGATTTTACCATTCCGGCAGATAAGGCTTACGGACAATATGACGAACAACACGTTATTGACCTCCCCAAAAATATTTTTGAAATAGATGGCAAGTTTGATAGCGAACGTATTAAAGAAGGTAACATCGTACCTTTGATGACTGGCGACGGTCAGCGCGTAAATGCCAGCGTAGTAGAAATCAAACCGGATGTTGTAGTAGTTGACCTCAATCACCCGTTGGCTGGTGCCGACCTGATTTTCGAAGGTGAAATACTGGAAAGCCGTCCTGCTACTAACGAAGAAATCCAGGAATTGGTGAAAATGATGAGTGGCGAAGGTGGTTGCGGTTGCGGATGCGACAGCTGCGGTGATGGCTGTGGCGACGACTGCGGTTGCGAAGGCGGACACTGTCATTAA
- a CDS encoding serine dehydratase subunit alpha family protein, whose amino-acid sequence MTESERRQIIELIKKEVIPAIGCTEPIAVALCVAKAAETLGAKPEKIEVLLSANILKNAMGVGIPGTGMVGLPIAVALGALIGKSDYQLEVLRDCTPEAVEQGKQFIAEKRICISLKEDITEKLYIEVICKTEDKTAKAIIAGGHTTFIYIAKNEQTLLDKQQTVSEEEEEASPELNLRKVYDFALTAPLDEIRFILDTAHLNKAAAEQAFKGNYGHSLGKMLRGTYEHKVMGDSVFSHILSYTSAACDARMAGAMIPVMSNSGSGNQGISATLPVVVFAEENGKSEEELIRALMLSHLTVIYIKQSLGRLSALCGCVVAATGSSCGITWLMGGNYNQVAFAVQNMIANLTGMICDGAKPSCALKVTTGVSTAVLSAMMAMEDRCVTSVEGIIDEDVDQSIRNLTRIGSQAMNETDKMVLDIMTHKGC is encoded by the coding sequence ATGACTGAATCAGAAAGAAGGCAAATTATAGAATTGATTAAGAAGGAGGTCATTCCGGCTATCGGATGTACGGAACCTATCGCAGTAGCGCTTTGTGTAGCTAAAGCTGCCGAAACACTGGGAGCGAAACCGGAAAAGATAGAAGTCCTGTTAAGTGCTAATATATTAAAGAATGCCATGGGAGTCGGAATACCGGGAACGGGTATGGTCGGGCTTCCCATAGCGGTTGCTTTGGGTGCGTTGATTGGCAAATCAGATTATCAGTTGGAGGTATTGAGGGATTGTACGCCGGAAGCGGTGGAGCAGGGAAAACAATTCATCGCAGAAAAACGGATTTGTATTTCTCTAAAAGAAGATATTACGGAAAAGCTGTATATCGAAGTGATTTGTAAAACGGAAGATAAAACGGCTAAAGCCATCATTGCCGGTGGACATACTACCTTTATATATATAGCCAAAAATGAACAAACGTTGCTCGACAAGCAACAGACAGTCAGCGAGGAAGAGGAAGAGGCTTCGCCCGAACTAAACTTGCGTAAAGTATATGACTTTGCACTGACTGCTCCGCTGGATGAAATCCGTTTCATCCTTGACACAGCCCATTTGAACAAAGCTGCTGCCGAGCAAGCCTTTAAAGGTAACTACGGACATTCTTTAGGGAAAATGCTTCGGGGAACTTATGAGCATAAAGTGATGGGGGATAGCGTGTTTTCTCATATCCTCTCTTATACGTCGGCTGCCTGTGACGCCCGTATGGCCGGTGCTATGATTCCTGTAATGAGTAATTCCGGCAGTGGTAATCAGGGGATATCCGCTACACTTCCTGTCGTTGTCTTTGCAGAAGAAAACGGAAAAAGTGAAGAAGAACTGATCCGTGCTTTAATGCTTAGCCATCTCACTGTTATATATATCAAACAAAGTTTGGGACGTTTGTCTGCTTTGTGTGGTTGTGTGGTAGCTGCCACAGGTTCCAGTTGTGGAATCACCTGGTTAATGGGAGGAAACTACAATCAGGTTGCTTTCGCTGTTCAAAACATGATTGCCAATTTGACAGGAATGATTTGTGACGGTGCAAAACCGAGTTGTGCCTTGAAGGTAACCACCGGAGTTTCGACAGCCGTACTGTCTGCCATGATGGCAATGGAAGACCGTTGTGTGACTTCCGTAGAAGGAATTATAGATGAAGATGTAGACCAAAGTATCCGTAACCTGACAAGAATCGGCTCGCAAGCCATGAACGAAACGGATAAAATGGTACTTGACATCATGACGCACAAAGGATGCTGA
- a CDS encoding PCMD domain-containing protein has protein sequence MKAKHIVVYLLLAIVSSSCIREEALNAEADILSCILPGVAMTTSPIINNNSITIFVGPGTDISELKPEFTLTPGAAISPLSGTERNFNTPQEYTVTAADGVWKKMYTVSVIDTELATNYNFEDTLGGKKYYIFVEREGDKVVMEWASGNAGYAMTGVAKTADDYPTFQITDGKAGKCLSLVTRSTGFFGQIAGMPIAAGNLFIGSFDVNNAMSNPLKATKFGLPFRHVPTYLAGYYKYKAGDQFTEGGKPVNGKRDICDIYAIMYETSESVPTLDGTNAFTSPNLISTARINNAKETNEWTYFKLPFITLPGKFIDKEKLRDGKYNIAIVFTSSLEGDHFNGAIGSTLLIDEAELIYRSEN, from the coding sequence ATGAAAGCAAAACACATAGTTGTTTATTTGCTACTAGCTATTGTTTCCTCTTCATGTATCCGCGAAGAAGCTCTCAATGCAGAAGCAGACATATTAAGTTGTATACTACCGGGAGTAGCCATGACAACCAGTCCTATTATTAACAATAATTCCATAACTATCTTTGTTGGTCCGGGAACTGATATTTCAGAACTCAAGCCTGAATTTACACTGACTCCGGGAGCTGCGATCAGTCCGCTTAGCGGCACGGAACGAAACTTCAATACCCCACAGGAATATACTGTCACAGCTGCCGATGGTGTTTGGAAGAAAATGTATACCGTATCAGTGATCGACACGGAACTTGCCACGAACTATAATTTCGAAGATACACTGGGCGGAAAGAAGTACTATATATTTGTGGAACGCGAAGGAGATAAGGTCGTCATGGAATGGGCCAGCGGAAATGCGGGTTATGCCATGACCGGAGTAGCTAAAACAGCCGATGATTATCCCACTTTCCAAATAACAGACGGAAAAGCCGGCAAATGCCTCTCCTTAGTGACACGCAGTACCGGATTCTTCGGCCAGATAGCAGGAATGCCTATTGCGGCAGGAAATCTGTTTATCGGCTCTTTCGATGTGAATAACGCTATGAGCAATCCTCTGAAAGCAACCAAATTCGGCCTCCCTTTCCGGCATGTACCCACTTATCTGGCAGGTTATTATAAATACAAAGCGGGAGATCAGTTTACAGAAGGAGGAAAGCCAGTGAACGGGAAACGGGACATCTGTGACATATATGCCATCATGTACGAAACCAGCGAATCTGTTCCTACTCTTGACGGAACGAATGCATTCACCAGTCCGAACCTGATTTCAACAGCACGGATTAATAATGCCAAAGAAACGAACGAATGGACTTACTTTAAACTTCCTTTCATCACTCTCCCCGGAAAATTCATTGATAAGGAGAAGCTAAGGGATGGGAAATATAATATAGCCATCGTGTTCACCTCAAGCCTGGAAGGAGATCATTTTAACGGAGCAATCGGAAGTACATTACTGATCGACGAGGCAGAGTTAATCTATCGCTCGGAAAATTAG
- a CDS encoding porin family protein translates to MIRIYPYIFSLLACIGIALPGYSQVDRNETLIRSALHGLEYEIKAGFSIGGTAPLPLPVEIRSIDGYNPTLAISIGGEVTKWIAVQNKLGIIVGLRLENKAMTTEATVKNYNMEILGQGGERISGVWTGGVKTKVHTAGLTIPLMATYKLSNRWNIKAGPYFSYLLSREFSGHVYEGYLREDDPTGPKVEFTDDKIATYDFSDDLRHFQWGLQVGAGWRAFKHLNVYADLTWGLNDIFKSDFNTITFAMYPIYLNIGFGYAF, encoded by the coding sequence ATGATAAGAATCTATCCGTATATATTCAGTTTACTAGCCTGTATAGGAATAGCTCTCCCCGGCTATTCACAGGTAGACCGAAATGAAACACTGATCCGTTCCGCCCTTCACGGACTGGAATATGAAATCAAAGCAGGTTTCAGCATTGGCGGCACAGCCCCGCTTCCCCTTCCGGTAGAAATCCGTTCGATTGACGGATATAACCCGACACTGGCCATCAGCATAGGGGGCGAAGTAACCAAATGGATTGCCGTTCAGAACAAACTCGGGATCATAGTCGGACTCCGGCTCGAAAACAAAGCAATGACCACCGAAGCCACCGTAAAAAATTACAATATGGAAATTCTCGGACAAGGAGGTGAAAGAATCAGCGGAGTATGGACGGGCGGAGTGAAAACCAAAGTACATACCGCCGGACTAACTATACCTCTAATGGCTACCTACAAACTAAGTAACCGATGGAACATCAAAGCCGGACCTTATTTCTCGTATCTGCTTTCAAGAGAATTTTCAGGTCATGTGTACGAAGGATATTTGCGGGAAGATGATCCCACCGGTCCGAAAGTAGAATTTACCGACGACAAAATTGCAACCTACGATTTCTCGGACGACTTGAGACATTTCCAGTGGGGATTACAGGTGGGAGCCGGATGGCGAGCTTTCAAGCACCTCAATGTGTATGCTGATCTCACCTGGGGATTGAACGATATATTTAAAAGCGATTTTAATACAATCACTTTTGCAATGTATCCTATCTATTTGAATATAGGTTTTGGGTACGCATTTTAA
- a CDS encoding calycin-like domain-containing protein, whose product MKKNLLYLLALVCSLTFFAACSSDDDDSDNKDNGNPPEEEAVITAPDVVGTYWGNLDISMIPDGSDQEIVIGDGIEKFITLSQVSNTEVKIELKEFELFINQQILKFGDIVVDKCEVKKGEGVSTFTGQQDLTFEGNAAALGTCPVTVTGTVEDGNADMTINVKVPTLQQTVKVTYSGVKQVAESGGN is encoded by the coding sequence ATGAAAAAGAATCTATTGTATTTATTGGCATTGGTCTGCTCTCTTACTTTCTTTGCTGCTTGTAGCAGTGACGATGACGACAGTGATAACAAGGATAATGGGAATCCTCCTGAAGAGGAAGCTGTGATAACGGCTCCGGATGTAGTCGGAACGTATTGGGGAAATCTGGATATATCCATGATACCGGATGGTTCTGACCAGGAAATTGTCATAGGAGATGGAATAGAGAAGTTTATTACCCTATCGCAGGTCAGCAATACGGAAGTGAAGATTGAACTGAAGGAGTTTGAATTGTTCATCAATCAACAGATTCTGAAGTTTGGAGATATTGTTGTTGATAAGTGTGAAGTGAAGAAAGGGGAAGGTGTGTCTACATTTACCGGACAGCAAGACCTTACGTTTGAGGGAAATGCCGCTGCTTTGGGTACTTGTCCTGTAACTGTTACAGGAACGGTAGAAGATGGAAATGCAGACATGACCATTAACGTGAAAGTGCCTACATTGCAACAGACTGTAAAGGTGACCTACTCCGGAGTGAAACAGGTGGCAGAGTCTGGTGGAAATTAA
- the aroC gene encoding chorismate synthase: MFNSFGNIFRLTSFGESHGKGVGGVIDGFPAGIVIDEEFVQQELNRRRPGQSILTTARKEADKVEFLSGIFEGKSTGCPIGFIVWNENQHSNDYNNLKNVYRPSHADYTYTVKYGIRDHRGGGRSSARETISRVVAGALAKLALRQLGVNITAYTSQVGPIKLEGTYSDYNFDLIETNDVRCPDPEKAKEMADLIYKVKGEGDTIGGTLTCVIKGCPIGLGQPVFGKLHAALGNAMLSINAAKAFEYGEGFKGLKMKGSEQNDVFYNNNGRIETHTNHSGGIQGGLSNGQDIYFRVVFKPIATLLMEQETVNIDGVDTTLKARGRHDACVLPRAVPIVEAMAAMTILDYYLLDKTTQL; encoded by the coding sequence ATGTTTAATTCATTTGGCAATATCTTTCGGCTCACAAGTTTCGGTGAGTCTCATGGAAAAGGAGTTGGAGGAGTGATTGACGGATTTCCGGCAGGAATTGTCATCGACGAAGAATTTGTACAACAAGAACTTAATCGTCGCCGTCCGGGACAATCCATTCTTACCACTGCACGTAAAGAAGCTGATAAAGTTGAGTTTCTTTCAGGTATTTTTGAGGGGAAATCCACCGGATGCCCTATTGGTTTTATCGTTTGGAATGAAAACCAACACTCCAATGACTACAACAATCTGAAAAATGTATATCGTCCTTCACACGCTGATTACACGTACACAGTGAAGTACGGAATCCGTGACCACCGTGGCGGCGGACGTTCTTCCGCACGCGAAACGATTTCGCGCGTGGTAGCCGGCGCATTGGCTAAGCTGGCACTCCGCCAATTGGGAGTCAACATCACTGCCTATACCTCGCAGGTAGGTCCTATCAAACTGGAGGGTACTTACTCGGACTATAATTTCGACCTGATAGAAACCAACGATGTACGTTGTCCGGACCCTGAAAAAGCAAAAGAAATGGCAGACCTTATATATAAGGTAAAAGGTGAAGGCGATACCATCGGAGGTACACTGACCTGTGTCATTAAGGGATGCCCCATCGGATTGGGACAACCTGTTTTCGGTAAACTTCATGCTGCCCTGGGTAACGCCATGTTAAGCATCAACGCTGCCAAAGCATTCGAATACGGTGAAGGATTCAAGGGATTGAAAATGAAAGGTTCCGAACAGAACGATGTTTTCTATAACAATAACGGACGGATCGAGACGCACACCAATCACTCCGGAGGTATTCAGGGAGGATTGAGTAATGGTCAGGATATCTATTTCCGTGTAGTGTTCAAACCGATTGCCACGCTGCTGATGGAACAGGAAACTGTCAACATTGATGGCGTCGACACCACTCTGAAAGCACGCGGACGTCATGACGCTTGTGTATTACCTCGTGCCGTACCTATCGTAGAAGCAATGGCTGCCATGACCATACTCGATTATTACTTACTGGATAAAACGACGCAACTCTAA
- a CDS encoding dipeptidase produces the protein MNEIQKYIAAHEPKMMDDLFSLIRIPSISALPEHHDDMLACAERWAQLLLEAGVDEALVMPSQGNPVVFAQKIVNPDAKTVLIYAHYDVMPAEPLELWKSEPFEPEIRDGHIWARGADDDKGQSFIQVKAFEYLVKNGLLKNNVKFIFEGEEEIGSPSLEAFCEEHKELLKADVILVSDTSMLGAELPSLTTGLRGLAYWEIEVTGPNRDLHSGHFGGAVANPINALCQIISKVTDADGRITVPGFYDDVEEVPQTEREMIAHIPFDEKKYKEAIGVKELFGEKGYSTLERNSCRPSFDVCGIWGGYTGEGSKTVLPSKAYAKVSCRLVPHQDHHKISQMFADYILSIAPDTVQVKVTPMHGGQGYVCPISLPAYQAAEKGFEIAFGKKPLAVRRGGSIPIISTFEQVLGIKTVLMGFGLESNAIHSPNENCSLDIFRKGIEAVIEFHQEYARR, from the coding sequence ATGAACGAGATTCAGAAATACATAGCGGCACACGAACCAAAGATGATGGATGACTTGTTCAGCCTTATTCGCATTCCCAGTATCAGTGCTCTGCCAGAGCACCACGACGATATGCTGGCTTGTGCGGAACGCTGGGCACAACTGTTATTGGAAGCAGGTGTGGACGAAGCATTGGTAATGCCCTCACAGGGCAATCCGGTTGTTTTCGCTCAAAAGATCGTGAACCCGGATGCAAAGACTGTATTAATCTACGCTCATTACGATGTGATGCCGGCCGAACCATTGGAACTCTGGAAAAGCGAACCGTTTGAACCGGAAATACGTGACGGACATATCTGGGCACGTGGAGCGGATGATGACAAAGGACAATCGTTCATTCAGGTGAAAGCATTTGAATATCTCGTCAAAAACGGATTACTGAAGAATAATGTGAAGTTCATCTTCGAGGGTGAAGAAGAAATAGGTTCACCCAGTCTGGAAGCTTTCTGCGAAGAACATAAAGAATTGCTGAAAGCAGACGTTATTCTGGTGTCGGATACGAGTATGCTAGGAGCTGAACTGCCCTCATTGACTACTGGTCTGCGCGGGCTGGCTTATTGGGAAATAGAAGTGACGGGACCGAATCGTGACTTGCATTCCGGACATTTCGGGGGTGCGGTAGCCAATCCGATCAACGCGCTTTGCCAGATTATTAGCAAAGTAACGGATGCCGACGGACGTATCACTGTTCCCGGATTCTACGATGATGTGGAAGAAGTGCCGCAAACCGAACGGGAAATGATAGCCCATATTCCTTTTGACGAAAAGAAATACAAAGAAGCAATCGGTGTAAAAGAGCTTTTCGGAGAAAAAGGATATAGCACATTGGAACGTAACAGTTGCCGTCCGTCTTTTGACGTATGTGGCATTTGGGGCGGATATACAGGAGAAGGTTCTAAAACCGTACTGCCTTCAAAGGCTTATGCTAAAGTATCTTGCCGGTTAGTACCGCATCAGGATCACCATAAGATTTCGCAAATGTTCGCAGATTATATTCTTAGTATCGCGCCTGATACAGTACAGGTAAAAGTGACTCCCATGCACGGGGGACAAGGATATGTGTGCCCGATTTCACTTCCTGCCTATCAGGCAGCAGAGAAAGGTTTCGAGATCGCTTTCGGGAAAAAGCCGTTGGCGGTACGCCGTGGCGGAAGTATTCCCATCATCTCTACTTTCGAACAGGTATTGGGAATCAAAACCGTATTGATGGGATTTGGACTCGAATCGAATGCGATCCATTCTCCGAACGAGAACTGCTCATTGGATATCTTCCGGAAAGGGATAGAGGCAGTCATAGAGTTTCATCAGGAATATGCCAGACGATAA
- a CDS encoding linear amide C-N hydrolase — MKKKLAGVALVLAAVSLMSVQPVEACTRAVYIGPDQMVVTGRTMDWKEDIMTNIYVFPRGIQRMGHNKEKTVNWTSKYGSVIATGYDIGTCDGMNEKGLVASLLFLPESIYSLPGDTRPAMGISIWTQYVLDNFATVREAVDELKKETFRIDAPRMPNGGPESTLHLAITDETGNTAVLEYLDGKLSIHEGKEYRVMTNSPRYEQQLAINDYWKEIGGLQMLPGTNRASDRFVRASFYIHAIPQIADAKIAVSSVLSVMRNVSVPFGINTPEKPYISSTRWRSVSDQKNKVYYFESTLTPNLFWLDLKKIDFSPKAGIKKLSLTKGEIYAGDAVKDLKDSQSFTFLFETPVM; from the coding sequence ATGAAGAAAAAATTAGCAGGAGTTGCATTGGTGTTGGCTGCCGTCTCTTTGATGAGTGTACAGCCTGTAGAAGCATGTACGCGTGCAGTGTATATAGGCCCTGACCAGATGGTGGTAACAGGACGTACAATGGACTGGAAGGAAGATATCATGACGAATATCTATGTATTTCCGCGTGGCATCCAACGTATGGGACATAACAAAGAGAAAACTGTGAACTGGACTTCCAAATATGGAAGTGTGATTGCTACAGGATATGATATAGGTACTTGTGACGGAATGAACGAGAAAGGATTAGTGGCTAGCCTGCTTTTCTTGCCGGAATCCATTTACTCTCTTCCCGGCGATACCCGTCCGGCAATGGGCATCAGCATTTGGACACAGTATGTGCTTGATAACTTTGCCACGGTACGCGAAGCGGTGGATGAATTGAAAAAGGAGACTTTCCGCATTGATGCTCCCCGTATGCCGAATGGAGGACCGGAGTCTACCTTACATCTGGCCATAACCGATGAAACAGGCAATACGGCTGTATTGGAATATCTGGATGGGAAATTAAGTATTCACGAAGGAAAAGAATACCGGGTGATGACAAATTCTCCTCGATATGAACAGCAGTTGGCCATTAATGATTACTGGAAAGAAATCGGTGGCTTACAGATGTTACCCGGAACCAATCGGGCAAGCGACCGTTTTGTACGGGCTTCATTCTACATTCATGCCATTCCCCAAATTGCGGATGCAAAGATTGCAGTTTCCAGCGTATTGAGTGTGATGCGTAATGTTTCCGTGCCATTTGGTATTAATACACCGGAGAAGCCTTATATATCTTCTACCCGTTGGCGTTCCGTATCCGATCAGAAGAATAAGGTATATTATTTCGAATCTACCCTGACTCCGAATTTGTTTTGGCTGGATTTGAAGAAAATTGATTTTAGTCCGAAAGCCGGCATTAAGAAACTGTCTCTGACAAAGGGCGAAATTTATGCAGGTGATGCAGTGAAGGATTTGAAAGACAGCCAATCATTTACCTTCCTTTTCGAGACTCCGGTCATGTAA
- a CDS encoding formylglycine-generating enzyme family protein — translation MIKEYTKQTIIICFLLQGIALSSRAQEQQMWQRYHDKCRREASIIDTLPSKLEKALHWSPTINKEQKEVIRYILWNMVYVEGGTANLGDNNNYPVDVASFFINRYEVSQDEWYVIMGENPSNQHRRNYPVDQVNWFNAQRFTKKLSQLSGLPFRLPFEAEWEYAARGGVKTKNFIYAGSNNAEQVAWFREKYYNTYVSKETGTKKPNELGLYDMSGNVYEWCMDWYDRKVPFTGNIAPVISEKDTHKVLRGGSYYTFEKYCKVTSRYGVNPQRWDIDYGLRLVVSLPN, via the coding sequence ATGATAAAAGAGTACACCAAACAAACTATAATCATTTGCTTTCTATTACAAGGAATCGCATTATCAAGCAGAGCGCAAGAACAACAAATGTGGCAACGATACCACGATAAATGTCGAAGAGAAGCAAGTATTATTGACACTCTCCCCTCCAAATTGGAAAAAGCCTTGCACTGGTCGCCAACAATAAATAAAGAACAAAAAGAGGTTATACGCTATATACTATGGAATATGGTTTATGTGGAAGGTGGTACAGCCAATCTCGGAGACAACAACAACTATCCCGTGGATGTAGCCTCTTTTTTCATCAACCGATATGAAGTTAGTCAGGATGAATGGTATGTCATTATGGGAGAAAATCCTTCTAACCAACACAGACGTAACTATCCGGTAGACCAAGTCAATTGGTTCAACGCTCAACGATTTACCAAAAAACTTTCTCAATTAAGCGGTCTACCCTTCCGTCTCCCCTTCGAAGCAGAATGGGAATATGCAGCACGTGGGGGAGTAAAAACCAAGAATTTCATCTATGCCGGCAGCAATAATGCAGAACAGGTTGCCTGGTTTAGAGAAAAATATTATAATACTTACGTGTCCAAAGAAACAGGGACGAAGAAGCCCAACGAACTGGGACTTTATGACATGAGTGGAAACGTATATGAATGGTGTATGGACTGGTATGACAGAAAGGTTCCTTTTACCGGAAACATCGCTCCGGTTATAAGCGAAAAAGATACGCATAAAGTGTTGCGTGGAGGTAGTTATTATACCTTCGAGAAATATTGTAAAGTCACCAGCCGCTACGGAGTTAACCCGCAACGATGGGATATTGATTACGGATTACGGTTGGTAGTGTCACTACCAAATTAA